In Porites lutea chromosome 7, jaPorLute2.1, whole genome shotgun sequence, a single window of DNA contains:
- the LOC140943851 gene encoding allatostatin-A receptor-like, with amino-acid sequence MNNSTEVQFNPSLQGCSAMVSIMFTSTLSVISIVALVGNILVVATFVKTPSLRTSTNYYIVNMAVSDLLGPLFCWLLYVSEGMLTPTVFISGTLASTVCKLGMYLRAVSQIVSILSLVLIALDRFVAIVFPLKAMTIMNVKMRVFFLLLSWLIPFFFVLPYALFAKIIKEGNQTFCRFMMSDEALTIFNGVGIVLSYAFPLIAIIALYSVIIRSLKKTPNLLKGKEDAKRRQQNLRIVKILISIVFAFFVCWTPLTLYFLLKKLHPSLFKEDKCFYILGFTFYVFPSLSTAVNPIILFVLSTNYNRALKVLCSFDFSVCKRESEEKQLGQPEPLATENVKVELTEIKPHCS; translated from the coding sequence CCCCTCATTGCAAGGATGTTCCGCCATGGTGTCCATAATGTTTACATCAACTCTATCTGTTATAAGCATAGTAGCGCTTGTCGGTAATATTTTGGTGGTAGCAACTTTTGTGAAGACCCCCAGCTTACGGACCAGCACAAACTATTACATTGTGAACATGGCTGTCTCCGACCTTCTCGGACCGTTGTTCTGTTGGCTGCTTTACGTCAGCGAAGGAATGTTGACGCCAACTGTCTTTATAAGTGGCACTCTGGCTTCAACTGTCTGCAAACTAGGAATGTACCTCAGAGCGGTGTCACAGATTGTCTCTATTCTAAGCCTTGTGTTGATTGCCTTGGACAGATTTGTAGCcattgtttttcctttaaaagcTATGACGATAATGAATGTAAAAATGCGGGTGTTTTTTCTGTTACTATCTTGGTTGAtacctttcttttttgttttgccttacGCTCTTTTTGCAAAAATTATCAAAGAAGGTAACCAAACATTTTGCAGATTTATGATGAGCGACGAGGCTTTGACAATTTTCAATGGCGTCGGAATAGTTCTGTCATACGCATTTCCCCTTATCGCGATAATAGCATTGTACTCTGTTATTATTAGATCCTTAAAAAAGACTCCAAACTTACTGAAGGGAAAAGAAGACGCAAAACGACGCCAGCAGAACCTGAGAATTGTGAAGATCCTGATATCAATcgtgtttgcattttttgtttgctgGACTCCATTAACTTTAtattttttgctgaaaaagtTACACCCATCTCTTTTCAAAGAGGACAAATGTTTTTATATCCTAGGTTTTACTTTTTATGTCTTCCCTTCTTTAAGTACTGCTGTTAATCCCATCATTCTTTTCGTGCTTAGTACAAATTATAATCGAGCTTTGAAGGTTCTTTGCTCATTCGATTTTTCTGTTTGTAAACGTGAAAGTGAAGAGAAGCAGCTTGGGCAGCCTGAACCATTGgcaacagaaaatgtaaaagTAGAACTGACAGAAATTAAACCGCACTGTTCGTGA